A genomic stretch from Streptomyces venezuelae ATCC 10712 includes:
- a CDS encoding pyridoxamine 5'-phosphate oxidase family protein: MRGAQTPGPVETPAYHQGSRTVQARVGVADLAAHVGRSITPGIRPVAAAFLEAQPMLMVGAADRAGRVWSSLLTGTPGFARATGPHTVSVAGGIPAHDPLAGVITPEGTPVGTLALDPRTRRRMRLNGTVRPSARGFTIEAEQVFSNCPKYLQKREWYGSEAGRSESGAVRYGEVLSPDQVRRVRAADTFFVATVAPDGVDTSHRGGNPGFVRVDAPRELSWRDYPGNAMFLTLGNLEADGRAGLLFLDWETGTTLQLSGLAHTEYGPEGRVVRFRVERTAETPSGSPLRWSPPEYSPANPPTP; this comes from the coding sequence ATGCGCGGCGCCCAGACCCCCGGCCCCGTGGAGACGCCCGCCTACCACCAGGGCTCCCGAACCGTCCAGGCCCGCGTCGGCGTCGCGGACCTCGCCGCCCACGTGGGCCGCTCCATCACCCCCGGCATCCGCCCCGTCGCCGCCGCGTTCCTGGAGGCTCAGCCCATGCTGATGGTCGGCGCGGCGGACCGCGCGGGCCGGGTGTGGAGCAGCCTCCTCACGGGCACGCCCGGCTTCGCCCGCGCCACGGGCCCGCACACCGTCTCCGTGGCCGGCGGCATCCCCGCCCACGACCCGCTCGCGGGGGTGATCACCCCCGAGGGCACCCCCGTCGGGACCCTCGCCCTCGACCCCCGCACCCGCCGCCGCATGCGACTCAACGGCACCGTCCGCCCCAGCGCGCGCGGGTTCACGATCGAGGCCGAGCAGGTCTTCTCCAACTGCCCGAAATACCTCCAGAAGCGGGAGTGGTACGGCTCCGAAGCCGGCCGCTCCGAGAGCGGTGCCGTGCGGTACGGCGAGGTGCTGAGCCCCGACCAGGTGCGCCGCGTCCGTGCCGCCGACACCTTCTTCGTGGCCACGGTCGCGCCGGACGGCGTGGACACCAGCCATCGCGGCGGCAACCCCGGCTTCGTCCGGGTGGACGCGCCGAGGGAGCTCAGCTGGCGGGACTACCCGGGCAACGCGATGTTCCTGACCCTGGGGAACCTGGAGGCGGACGGCCGGGCGGGCCTGCTGTTCCTCGACTGGGAGACGGGGACGACCCTACAGCTCAGCGGGCTCGCGCACACCGAGTACGGCCCCGAGGGGCGCGTGGTCCGCTTCCGCGTCGAGCGCACCGCCGAGACCCCGTCCGGCAGCCCCCTGCGCTGGTCGCCCCCGGAGTACTCCCCGGCCAACCCACCCACACCCTGA
- a CDS encoding CGNR zinc finger domain-containing protein: MTATDPRPLTGEPVSLDLLNTRWNEEGVRQDLLTGVEGLAVWLAANGLADRFTADAATLRHTLTARDALAALVDNPGDPAATARVDAVLGHGRIRATLTAEGPGERPEFADAAWGPGWTAARDYLDLLRGAPDRIRACAHEACILHFFDTSRNGTRRWCSMAICGNRAKASRHYARTKES; this comes from the coding sequence ATGACCGCCACCGACCCCCGGCCGCTCACCGGCGAGCCCGTCTCCCTGGACCTCCTCAACACCCGCTGGAACGAGGAGGGCGTCCGCCAGGACCTGCTCACCGGGGTCGAGGGACTCGCCGTCTGGCTCGCCGCCAACGGCCTGGCGGATCGGTTCACCGCCGACGCCGCCACCCTGCGGCACACCCTCACCGCCCGGGACGCGCTCGCCGCGCTCGTCGACAACCCCGGCGACCCCGCCGCCACCGCCCGCGTCGACGCCGTCCTCGGTCACGGCCGCATCCGGGCCACCCTGACCGCCGAAGGCCCCGGCGAGCGGCCCGAGTTCGCGGACGCGGCCTGGGGTCCCGGCTGGACCGCCGCCCGCGACTACCTCGATCTGCTGCGCGGCGCCCCCGACCGCATCCGGGCCTGCGCCCACGAGGCGTGCATCCTGCACTTCTTCGACACCTCGCGGAACGGCACCCGCCGCTGGTGCTCGATGGCGATCTGCGGCAATCGGGCCAAGGCCTCCCGCCACTACGCCCGGACCAAGGAGAGCTGA
- a CDS encoding S8 family serine peptidase: protein MTTPENGSAIAGRSAHGPRRAARIAAAAGLVAALVATGAAPVLAADDPAVTPPVKSSDPADKLGAIDAQRLTEAQVSGEKNVTVLVATVPGATEQVAAQLDAVAGASVGKQQDALGYVRATLPTAKAEAAIRAATKLSSVQSVDLQAEIPLDDPTPDAGAATGAVTGTTVTRTYPAPGRDTPAKNPYNPSHETGAVDFVKEHPKADGRGVTIGILDSGVDLGHPALQKTTTGERKIVDWVTATDPLTEGDATWRAQITPVTGPVFTAAAQSWTAPAGSYQFSRFSEAVTAGGDPKGDINRDGDTTDVFGMLYDPAAGTVRVDTDQNNDFTDNAPMKPYKDGNQVGYFGTDNPATEVAERTPFVVEIRKDVAMDPLGGTWVGQKRDFVNIGLVESSHGTHVAGITAANSLFGGRMNGAAPGAKIVSSRACTWSGGCTNTALTEGMTDLVVNRGVDIVNMSIGGLPQQNDGDNVRSRLYTRLIDQYGVQLVISAGNEGPGINTIGDPGLADKVLSVGAAVSKETWAANYGSAVTKKYAMFPFSSRGPREDGGFTPTITAPGSAVNTIPTWLPGAGVPESGYTLPAGYGMLNGTSMSSPQAAGASALLISAAKQRGIKLSPLTLRTALTSTAQRIPGVAAHEQGSGLMDIEEAWESIKDGATAHDYKVEAPVDTVIFPAPHTGTGVYDREGGLKVGEKRVYDVTLTRTSGPNRPIEHELDLKYNDGTFRILGDDEIDLPLNKPVTVKLQARAATAGAHSVILEADDERTEGVDKQILATSIVANDLTAPGYGYTARGSVQRNSSTSYFVTVPEGAKTLEVALGGLKEKSQTRFISVHPYGVAVEDSATTMCYPHYNPANTCRPDLRSYADPTPGVWEVEVEARRTSPDLDNPYTLGVSVLGADFDPAVQTVPEAKIGTPAAVQWQVTNRFAAIQGTLKGGSLGSQKSETPTIQHHETQTRTVTIGEGVERLDIAIGNTSDKAADLDLTVTLDGKQVGQSADGDSEESVSLEKPAPGTYTVVIDGYSVQAAGGTTYDYKDVYYSSALGTVKVDGTKPVDLANGASATVAAEVLVAGAAPEGRQFFGEVRLVNGRGTVAGTGSVLIGAVTP from the coding sequence ATGACCACACCCGAAAACGGGAGCGCCATAGCCGGCCGCTCCGCGCACGGGCCCAGACGTGCGGCGCGCATCGCGGCCGCCGCCGGACTCGTCGCCGCGCTCGTCGCGACCGGCGCCGCCCCCGTGCTCGCCGCCGACGACCCGGCGGTCACTCCCCCGGTCAAGTCCTCCGACCCCGCGGACAAGCTCGGCGCCATCGACGCCCAGCGCCTCACCGAGGCCCAGGTCAGCGGCGAGAAGAACGTCACCGTCCTCGTCGCCACCGTCCCCGGCGCCACCGAGCAGGTCGCCGCCCAGCTGGACGCCGTCGCCGGCGCCTCGGTCGGCAAGCAGCAGGACGCCCTCGGCTACGTCCGCGCCACCCTGCCGACCGCCAAGGCCGAGGCCGCCATCCGGGCCGCCACGAAGCTCTCCTCCGTCCAGTCGGTCGACCTCCAGGCCGAGATCCCGCTGGACGACCCGACGCCGGACGCGGGCGCCGCGACGGGTGCCGTCACCGGCACCACCGTCACGCGGACGTACCCGGCCCCGGGCCGCGACACCCCGGCGAAGAACCCGTACAACCCGTCCCACGAGACGGGCGCGGTCGACTTCGTCAAGGAGCACCCCAAGGCCGACGGCCGCGGTGTGACCATCGGCATCCTGGACTCCGGTGTCGACCTCGGTCACCCGGCGCTGCAGAAGACCACCACCGGCGAGCGCAAGATCGTCGACTGGGTCACCGCCACCGACCCGCTGACCGAGGGCGACGCCACCTGGCGCGCGCAGATCACCCCGGTCACCGGCCCGGTCTTCACCGCCGCCGCGCAGAGCTGGACGGCCCCGGCGGGCTCGTACCAGTTCAGCCGCTTCTCCGAGGCGGTCACCGCGGGCGGCGACCCGAAGGGCGACATCAACCGGGACGGCGACACCACCGACGTCTTCGGCATGCTGTACGACCCCGCCGCCGGCACCGTCCGCGTGGACACCGACCAGAACAACGACTTCACGGACAACGCGCCGATGAAGCCGTACAAGGACGGGAACCAGGTCGGCTACTTCGGTACCGACAACCCGGCCACCGAGGTCGCCGAGCGCACCCCGTTCGTCGTGGAGATCCGCAAGGACGTCGCCATGGACCCGCTGGGCGGGACCTGGGTCGGCCAGAAGCGCGACTTCGTCAACATCGGTCTCGTCGAGTCCTCCCACGGCACCCACGTCGCCGGCATCACCGCCGCCAACAGCCTCTTCGGCGGCCGGATGAACGGCGCCGCGCCCGGCGCGAAGATCGTCTCCTCGCGCGCGTGCACCTGGAGCGGCGGCTGCACCAACACCGCCCTCACCGAGGGCATGACGGACCTCGTCGTCAACCGCGGAGTCGACATCGTCAACATGTCGATCGGCGGCCTGCCGCAGCAGAACGACGGCGACAACGTCCGCTCGCGCCTCTACACCCGCCTGATCGACCAGTACGGCGTCCAGCTGGTCATCTCGGCCGGCAACGAGGGCCCCGGCATCAACACCATCGGCGACCCCGGCCTGGCCGACAAGGTCCTCTCGGTCGGCGCGGCCGTCTCCAAGGAGACCTGGGCCGCCAACTACGGTTCGGCCGTCACCAAGAAGTACGCCATGTTCCCCTTCTCCTCGCGCGGCCCGCGTGAGGACGGCGGCTTCACCCCGACGATCACCGCCCCCGGCTCGGCCGTGAACACCATCCCGACCTGGCTGCCGGGCGCCGGCGTCCCCGAGTCGGGCTACACCCTGCCCGCCGGCTACGGCATGCTCAACGGCACCTCGATGTCCTCGCCGCAGGCGGCGGGCGCGAGCGCGCTGCTGATCTCGGCCGCCAAGCAGCGGGGCATCAAGCTCTCCCCGCTCACCCTGCGCACCGCGCTGACGTCCACCGCGCAGCGCATCCCCGGTGTCGCGGCGCACGAGCAGGGCTCGGGCCTCATGGACATCGAGGAGGCCTGGGAGTCGATCAAGGACGGCGCCACGGCGCACGACTACAAGGTCGAGGCCCCGGTCGACACCGTGATCTTCCCGGCCCCGCACACCGGCACCGGTGTGTACGACCGCGAGGGCGGCCTCAAGGTCGGCGAGAAGCGCGTCTACGACGTCACCCTCACCCGCACGAGCGGCCCGAACCGGCCGATCGAGCACGAGCTGGACCTCAAGTACAACGACGGCACCTTCCGCATCCTCGGCGACGACGAGATCGACCTGCCGCTGAACAAGCCGGTCACCGTCAAGCTCCAGGCCCGCGCCGCCACCGCCGGTGCGCACAGCGTCATCCTGGAGGCCGACGACGAGCGCACCGAGGGCGTCGACAAGCAGATCCTCGCCACCTCGATCGTCGCGAACGACCTGACCGCCCCGGGCTACGGCTACACCGCCAGGGGCTCGGTGCAGCGCAACAGCAGCACGTCCTACTTCGTCACCGTGCCCGAGGGCGCCAAGACGCTGGAGGTCGCGCTCGGCGGTCTGAAGGAGAAGAGCCAGACCCGGTTCATCTCCGTCCACCCGTACGGCGTCGCCGTCGAGGACAGCGCGACCACCATGTGCTACCCGCACTACAACCCGGCGAACACCTGCCGTCCGGACCTGCGCTCGTACGCCGACCCGACGCCCGGCGTCTGGGAGGTCGAGGTCGAGGCCCGCCGCACGTCGCCGGACCTGGACAACCCGTACACCCTGGGCGTCTCCGTCCTCGGCGCCGACTTCGACCCGGCCGTCCAGACGGTCCCGGAGGCGAAGATCGGCACCCCGGCCGCCGTCCAATGGCAGGTCACCAACCGCTTCGCGGCCATCCAGGGCACGCTGAAGGGCGGCTCGCTCGGCTCGCAGAAGTCCGAGACGCCGACCATCCAGCACCACGAGACGCAGACCCGGACCGTCACCATCGGCGAGGGCGTCGAGCGGCTCGACATCGCCATCGGCAACACCTCCGACAAGGCCGCCGACCTCGACCTCACGGTCACACTCGACGGCAAGCAGGTCGGCCAGTCGGCGGACGGCGACTCGGAGGAGTCCGTCTCCCTGGAGAAGCCGGCCCCGGGCACGTACACCGTCGTCATCGACGGCTACTCGGTCCAGGCCGCGGGCGGCACCACGTACGACTACAAGGACGTGTACTACTCGTCCGCGCTCGGCACCGTGAAGGTCGACGGCACGAAGCCGGTCGACCTGGCGAACGGCGCTTCCGCGACCGTGGCCGCCGAGGTGCTGGTCGCCGGCGCCGCTCCCGAGGGACGCCAGTTCTTCGGCGAGGTGCGGCTGGTCAACGGCCGCGGCACCGTCGCGGGCACCGGCAGCGTCCTGATCGGCGCCGTCACCCCGTAA
- a CDS encoding HPP family protein → MTITPAPDATLPTIPAPAPVPAARRPGPPPRPRPRVLLLSTAGSVAALLLLVAVGTVLDQPLLIPPLAASMALVAGAPDLPLSQPRSVVGGQLLSALTGFAVLTVASPGLWAAAVAGGLALGVMMLARTPHSPAAATAVIVALQSPPFWSFLGLLALACLLLVAVGLGSARATGRTYPVYWF, encoded by the coding sequence GTGACCATTACCCCGGCCCCCGACGCGACCCTGCCCACCATCCCGGCCCCCGCCCCCGTCCCCGCCGCCCGGCGGCCCGGGCCGCCCCCGCGGCCCCGGCCCCGCGTGCTGCTGCTCTCCACCGCGGGGAGCGTCGCCGCGCTGCTGCTCCTGGTCGCCGTCGGGACCGTGCTCGACCAGCCGCTGCTCATCCCGCCGCTCGCCGCGAGCATGGCCCTGGTCGCCGGCGCCCCCGACCTGCCGCTGTCCCAGCCGCGTTCGGTCGTCGGCGGGCAGCTGCTCTCCGCCCTGACCGGCTTCGCGGTGCTCACCGTGGCGAGCCCCGGCCTGTGGGCCGCCGCCGTCGCGGGCGGACTCGCGCTGGGCGTGATGATGCTGGCCCGCACCCCGCACTCGCCCGCCGCGGCCACCGCCGTGATCGTCGCCCTCCAGTCCCCGCCCTTCTGGTCGTTTCTCGGCCTTCTCGCCCTCGCCTGCCTCCTCCTCGTGGCCGTCGGTCTCGGCTCGGCTCGCGCCACCGGCCGGACGTACCCCGTGTACTGGTTCTAA
- the pepN gene encoding aminopeptidase N has protein sequence MPGTNLTREEAQQRAALLTVDAYEVELDLSGAQEGGTYRSVTTVRFDSAEAGASTFIDLVAPAVHEVVLNGHALDVAAVFRDSRIALAHLVAGRNELKVVADCAYTNTGEGLHRFVDPVDDQAYLYTQFEVPDARRVFASFEQPDLKATFQFTVKAPSGWSVISNSPTPKPEGDVWVFEPTPRISTYITALIVGPYHSVHSTYEGKDGQSVPLGIYCRPSLAEFLDADHIFDVTRQGFDWFQEKFAYDYPFAKYDQLFVPEFNAGAMENAGAVTIRDQYVFRSKVTDAAYERRAETILHELAHMWFGDLVTMEWWNDLWLNESFATYTSVACQASVPGTRWPNAWTTFANAEKTWAYRQDQLPSTHPIMAEINDLEDVLVNFDGITYAKGASVLKQLVAYVGQDEFFKGVQAYFQAHAFGNTRLSDLLGALEETSGRDLKTWSKAWLETAGINILRPEIETDENGSITSFAVKQEAPALPAGAKGEAVLRPHRIAIGFYDLDAAGKLVRTERLELDIEAAGLTAVPQLVGKARPAVVLLNDDDLSYAKVRLDEVSLKNVTAHLGDFAESLPRALCWASAWDMTRDGELATRDYLELVLSGVAKESDIGVVQSLQGQVKAALDLYAAPEWREAGLARWTEATLAHLQAAAPASDHQLAWARAFAATARTPQQLDLLAALLEGRETIEGLAVDTELRWAFVQRLAATGVYDETEIAGELDRDRTAAGERHAATARAARPTEAAKAEAWASVVEDDKLANAVQEAVIGGFVQSDQRELLAPYAAKYFASIKGVSETRSHEMIQQIVVGLYPTLQVSQQTLDATDAWIAEHDPAPALRRLVTECRAGVERALRAQAADAAAATV, from the coding sequence GTGCCTGGCACGAACCTGACCCGTGAAGAGGCCCAGCAGCGGGCGGCGCTGCTGACCGTGGACGCGTACGAGGTCGAACTCGACCTCTCCGGTGCGCAGGAGGGCGGCACCTACCGGTCCGTCACCACCGTCCGCTTCGATTCCGCCGAGGCCGGTGCCTCGACCTTCATCGACCTCGTCGCGCCCGCCGTCCACGAGGTCGTGCTGAACGGCCACGCGCTGGACGTCGCCGCCGTCTTCCGCGACTCGCGGATCGCGCTGGCCCACCTGGTCGCCGGCCGCAACGAGCTCAAGGTCGTCGCGGACTGCGCGTACACCAACACCGGCGAGGGTCTGCACCGCTTCGTCGACCCGGTCGACGACCAGGCCTATCTGTACACGCAGTTCGAGGTGCCGGACGCCCGTCGCGTCTTCGCCTCGTTCGAGCAGCCCGACCTCAAGGCGACCTTCCAGTTCACCGTGAAGGCGCCGAGCGGCTGGTCGGTCATCTCGAACTCGCCGACGCCGAAGCCCGAGGGCGACGTCTGGGTCTTCGAGCCGACCCCGCGGATCTCCACCTACATCACGGCGCTCATCGTCGGCCCGTACCACTCGGTGCACTCGACGTACGAGGGCAAGGACGGCCAGAGCGTCCCGCTCGGCATCTACTGCCGGCCGTCGCTCGCCGAGTTCCTCGACGCCGACCACATCTTCGACGTCACGCGCCAGGGCTTCGACTGGTTCCAGGAGAAGTTCGCGTACGACTACCCGTTCGCCAAGTACGACCAGCTCTTCGTGCCGGAGTTCAACGCGGGCGCGATGGAGAACGCGGGCGCGGTCACCATCCGCGACCAGTACGTCTTCCGCTCGAAGGTCACGGACGCGGCGTACGAGCGGCGCGCCGAGACGATCCTGCACGAGCTCGCCCACATGTGGTTCGGCGACCTCGTCACCATGGAGTGGTGGAACGACCTCTGGCTGAACGAGTCGTTCGCCACCTACACCTCCGTCGCCTGCCAGGCCTCGGTGCCCGGCACCCGCTGGCCGAACGCCTGGACCACCTTCGCCAACGCGGAGAAGACCTGGGCCTACCGCCAGGACCAGCTGCCGTCTACCCACCCGATCATGGCCGAGATCAACGACCTGGAGGACGTGCTCGTCAACTTCGACGGGATCACGTACGCCAAGGGCGCCTCGGTCCTCAAGCAGCTCGTCGCCTACGTCGGCCAGGACGAGTTCTTCAAGGGCGTGCAGGCCTACTTCCAGGCGCACGCCTTCGGCAACACCCGCCTGTCCGACCTCCTCGGCGCGCTGGAGGAGACCTCCGGACGCGACCTGAAGACCTGGTCGAAGGCGTGGCTCGAGACCGCCGGCATCAACATCCTCCGCCCGGAGATCGAGACCGACGAGAACGGCTCGATCACCTCCTTCGCCGTCAAGCAGGAGGCCCCGGCGCTGCCCGCCGGCGCCAAGGGCGAGGCCGTGCTGCGCCCGCACCGGATCGCGATCGGCTTCTACGACCTCGACGCGGCCGGCAAGCTGGTCCGCACCGAGCGCCTCGAACTCGACATCGAGGCCGCCGGTCTCACCGCCGTACCGCAGCTCGTGGGCAAGGCCCGCCCGGCGGTCGTCCTGCTCAACGACGACGACCTGTCGTACGCCAAGGTCCGCCTCGACGAGGTGTCCCTGAAGAACGTCACCGCGCACCTCGGCGACTTCGCCGAGTCCCTGCCGCGCGCCCTGTGCTGGGCCTCCGCCTGGGACATGACCCGCGACGGCGAGCTGGCCACCCGTGACTACCTGGAGCTCGTGCTCTCCGGAGTCGCCAAGGAGTCCGACATCGGCGTGGTCCAGTCGCTCCAGGGCCAGGTCAAGGCGGCCCTCGACCTGTACGCGGCGCCGGAGTGGCGCGAGGCCGGTCTGGCCCGCTGGACCGAGGCCACCCTCGCCCACCTCCAGGCGGCCGCGCCCGCGAGCGACCACCAGCTGGCGTGGGCGCGCGCCTTCGCGGCGACCGCCCGCACCCCGCAGCAGCTGGACCTGCTCGCCGCCCTCCTGGAGGGCCGCGAGACCATCGAGGGCCTGGCGGTCGACACCGAGCTGCGCTGGGCGTTCGTCCAGCGGCTCGCGGCCACCGGCGTCTACGACGAGACCGAGATCGCCGGCGAGCTGGACCGCGACCGCACGGCGGCGGGCGAGCGGCACGCGGCCACCGCGCGCGCGGCCCGTCCGACGGAGGCGGCGAAGGCGGAGGCCTGGGCGTCGGTCGTCGAGGACGACAAGCTGGCGAACGCCGTGCAGGAGGCGGTCATCGGCGGCTTCGTCCAGTCCGACCAGCGTGAGCTGCTCGCCCCGTACGCGGCGAAGTACTTCGCGTCGATCAAGGGCGTCTCGGAGACCCGCAGCCACGAGATGATCCAGCAGATCGTGGTCGGCCTCTACCCGACGCTCCAGGTCTCGCAGCAGACCCTGGACGCGACGGACGCGTGGATCGCCGAGCACGACCCGGCGCCGGCGCTGCGGCGTCTGGTGACGGAGTGCCGCGCGGGCGTCGAGCGCGCCCTGCGGGCGCAGGCGGCGGACGCGGCCGCGGCGACCGTCTGA
- a CDS encoding VOC family protein, which produces MSAIGTLTTHHVGLNVTDLDRSLAFYGDVLGFETLGKGAEGESRFAFLGQDDRLVLTLWEQAGEAYAPARAGLHHLAFEAASLDHVRAAEAALTARGATFAYEGVVAHREGAASGGIFFHDPDGTRLEISVPQGAQDAEAPNATAPTCGFF; this is translated from the coding sequence ATGTCCGCGATCGGCACACTCACCACCCACCACGTCGGCCTCAACGTCACCGACCTCGACCGCTCCCTCGCCTTCTACGGGGACGTCCTCGGCTTCGAGACGCTCGGCAAGGGCGCCGAGGGCGAGAGCCGCTTCGCCTTCCTCGGCCAGGACGACCGCCTGGTCCTCACGCTCTGGGAGCAGGCCGGCGAGGCCTACGCCCCCGCCCGCGCCGGCCTCCACCACCTGGCCTTCGAGGCCGCCTCCCTCGACCACGTCCGCGCCGCGGAGGCCGCGCTGACCGCCCGCGGCGCGACCTTCGCGTACGAGGGCGTCGTGGCCCACCGCGAGGGCGCCGCCTCGGGCGGCATCTTCTTCCACGACCCGGACGGCACCCGCCTGGAGATCTCGGTCCCCCAGGGGGCCCAGGACGCGGAGGCCCCGAACGCCACGGCCCCCACCTGCGGCTTCTTCTAG
- a CDS encoding aspartate-semialdehyde dehydrogenase, whose protein sequence is MKVGIVGATGQVGTVMRKILTERAFPVDELRLFASARSAGTVVDGVTVEDASTADYTGLDIVLFSAGGATSKALAEKVASQGAVVIDNSSAWRRDPEVPLVVSEVNPHAIKDRPKGIIANPNCTTMAAMPVLKPLHQEAGLTALIATTYQAVSGSGVAGVAELRGQACAVAETADQLAFDGEAVEFPEPAVYKRPIAFNVVPLAGSIVDDGSFETDEEQKLRNESRKILEIPDLKVSGTCVRVPVFSGHSLQVNVRFDRPISVERAYELLKDAEGVELSEIPTPLQAAGKDVSYVGRIRVDETVENGLALFLSNDNLRKGAALNAVQIAELVAAELKGA, encoded by the coding sequence GTGAAGGTCGGAATCGTCGGAGCCACCGGTCAGGTCGGCACAGTCATGCGGAAGATCCTGACCGAGCGCGCGTTCCCGGTCGACGAGCTGCGGCTCTTCGCCTCCGCCCGTTCCGCCGGGACCGTCGTGGACGGCGTCACGGTCGAGGACGCCTCCACCGCCGACTACACCGGTCTCGACATCGTCCTGTTCTCCGCGGGCGGCGCCACCTCCAAGGCCCTCGCCGAGAAGGTCGCCTCCCAGGGCGCCGTCGTGATCGACAACTCCTCCGCCTGGCGCCGCGACCCCGAGGTCCCGCTGGTGGTCTCCGAGGTCAACCCGCACGCGATCAAGGACCGCCCCAAGGGCATCATCGCCAACCCGAACTGCACCACGATGGCCGCCATGCCGGTCCTCAAGCCGCTCCACCAGGAGGCCGGCCTCACCGCGCTGATCGCCACCACCTACCAGGCCGTCTCCGGCTCGGGCGTGGCCGGTGTCGCCGAGCTGCGCGGCCAGGCCTGCGCCGTGGCCGAGACCGCCGACCAGCTGGCCTTCGACGGCGAGGCCGTCGAGTTCCCCGAGCCCGCCGTCTACAAGCGCCCGATCGCGTTCAACGTGGTCCCGCTGGCCGGCTCGATCGTCGACGACGGCTCCTTCGAGACCGACGAGGAGCAGAAGCTCCGCAACGAGTCCCGCAAGATCCTGGAGATCCCCGACCTGAAGGTCTCCGGCACCTGTGTGCGCGTCCCGGTCTTCTCCGGCCACTCCCTCCAGGTGAACGTCCGCTTCGACCGCCCGATCAGCGTCGAGCGCGCCTACGAGCTGCTGAAGGACGCCGAGGGCGTCGAGCTCTCCGAGATCCCCACCCCGCTCCAGGCGGCCGGCAAGGACGTCTCGTACGTCGGCCGGATCCGGGTGGACGAGACCGTCGAGAACGGTCTGGCGCTCTTCCTCTCCAACGACAACCTGCGCAAGGGCGCGGCGCTGAACGCCGTGCAGATCGCGGAGCTGGTCGCGGCCGAGCTCAAGGGCGCCTGA
- a CDS encoding NUDIX hydrolase, with protein sequence MKQELRVAAYAVCVRDGQLLLARWVASDGTKRWTLPGGGMDHGEEPVRTVVREVEEETGYVAEPTALLGIDSIRRSWLRRLAAPGDFQGLRIIYEVQVTGGELRNETGGSTDLAAWHPLADVPGLTRVGLVDIGLDLWRERPPVGRSRLADPANS encoded by the coding sequence ATGAAGCAGGAGTTGCGGGTGGCGGCCTACGCCGTGTGCGTACGGGACGGACAGCTGCTCCTCGCCCGCTGGGTGGCGAGCGACGGCACCAAGCGGTGGACCCTGCCGGGCGGCGGCATGGACCACGGCGAGGAACCGGTGCGGACCGTGGTCCGCGAGGTGGAGGAGGAGACGGGCTATGTCGCCGAGCCCACCGCCCTCCTGGGCATCGACTCGATCCGCCGCTCCTGGCTGCGCCGCCTCGCCGCCCCCGGCGACTTCCAGGGGCTGCGGATCATCTACGAGGTGCAGGTCACCGGGGGTGAGCTGCGCAACGAGACCGGTGGCTCGACCGACCTCGCCGCCTGGCACCCGCTGGCGGACGTACCCGGTCTGACCCGGGTCGGACTCGTCGACATCGGCCTCGACCTGTGGCGCGAGCGGCCCCCCGTCGGACGCTCCCGGCTCGCCGATCCGGCGAACAGCTGA